In Candidatus Microthrix parvicella Bio17-1, the sequence GGTCCTCAACCTCCACGCCGGTGACAACGAGGACGCCGCCAGGGCCGACGTGGTGGTCGTGGCCACCCCGTGGGACGCTGCGGCCGCCACGGTGATGCCCTTGGCCGACCTGCTGGCGGGCAAGGTGGTCATCTCCATGGCGAACGCTCTGGCAAAGGTGGCCCACGAGTTCCAGCCGCTGGTGCCGCCCCGTGGTTCGGTGGCTGCGTCGATCCAGGCGGCCATCCCCAAGTCGCTGGTGTCTGCGGCCATGCACCACGTACCGGCGAAGGAGTTGGGTGACCTGGCCAATCCGGTGGAGAGCGACGTGTTGGTGTGCTCGGACCATGACGGGGCCACCAACACCACGTTGGACATCGTCAACGCCATTCCCGACCTGCGCGGCCTTGATGCCGGCGAGTTGTCCAACGCCGCGCCCATCGAGGCCTTCGCAGCGGTCCTGTTGCAGCTCAACGTGAAGTACCGCACCAGGGCCGCGGTCCGGTTCACCGGCATCAATCCGGAGGATCGCCGCACCAAGGCATCGCCCGGCGCCAAGGCGAAGGCGCCCGCCAAAACTGCGGCGAAAACTGCAAAGGGCTGAAGCGGGGCGGTCGTGCGTCTCTTCGACACCAAGCGGCGGGAGATCGTGCCGTTCGAACCCGGTCCCGTGGTCACGATGTACACGTGCGGCATCACGCCCTACGACTCCACCCACCTCGGCCACGCGGCCACCTATCTCACCTACGACGTGTTGCAGCGCCGCCTGCGGGACCTCGGCCACGAGACCCGCTGCGTGCGCAACATCACCGACGTGGACGACTCGATCCTGCCCAAGGCGCGCGAGTTGGGTGTGCACTACCTCGACCTCGCCGCCGCCGAGATGGCCCGGTTCGACGCGGACATGGAGGCGCTCGGCATGTTGCCCGCCTACTCCGAGCCCCGGGCAACCTCCGCCATCCCTGACATCCGCGGCTTCATCGGCATGGTGATCGACTCGGGCCATGCCTACGAGTCGGGTGGCTCGGTGTACTTCGAGGTGGCGACGCTTCGGTCGTTCGGATCGCTGTCCGGCTTGTCGCGGGAGGACATGCTGGCGCTGGCCGCCGAGCGGGGTGGAAACCCGGACGATCCCAACAAGCGGGACCCGCTGGACTTCGTCTTGTGGCAGCCCTCCGCCGACGACGAACCGTCGTGGGAGTCGATGTGGGGGCCGGGCCGACCGGGCTGGCACATCGAGTGCTCCACCCTGTGCCTGCGCGAACTTGGCACCACCATCGACCTTCATGGCGGCGGGTCCGACCTGATCTTCCCGCATCACGAGTGCGAGGCGGCCCAATCGGAGGCCGCCACCGGTCAGCCGCTGGTGCGCCACTGGATGCATCAGGCAATGGTGCATATGGACGGCGAGAAGATGTCGAAGTCGCTTGGCAACCTGGCCTTCGTCAGCGAGCTCTCCCAGCAGTTCCATCCCATGGCCATCCGCCTGGGGGTGCTGGGCAACCACTACCGCACCGAGTGGGAGTTCGGCGACGACCTGATGCCCGACGCTCAGCAGCGTTGGCTGCGCTGGCAGCAGGCGGGGGACGGCGACGGTGGTCTCAACGAGGTCCGCGTCGCACTCGACGACGATCTCGATACCCCCTCCGCCATCGCCGCAATCGATGCTGCGGTCGCACGGGGTGAGGGCGTTTCCGAGGCGGCGCTGCTGCTTGGAGTGGACCTCCAGCGCTGAGCCCACTCCCGCGTGACGCTCGTTCATTGTTTCGGTGCGATGAAATCTCTCAGACTTTCGTGAGAAATCGCCCCGCTTGCGTATCAATCCCGGCGGCGATGCGCCAGAATGGCTCCGTTACCAAATCGTCATGTTTGGGTACCTCGCACGAGGAGCCTCATGAAGCGCTCCGCAGGTAATCGACCGCAAGGGGAGAACGAATGCCATTTGGGATGGGCCCACTGGAAATTGGACAGCTGCAAAGGCCCATCAAGGCCGTGCTGAGGCCGGCGTTCAACTTCGCCTGGAGGGTCACCATCGAGGGTGCTGAGAACGTCCCCCTCAGCGGTGGCGCCATCATTGCGCCCAACCACCTGTCGGTGCTCGATTCGTTCTTCGTGCCGTGCAGCCTGCCCCGTCGCATCACCTATGTGGGCAAGGCCGAGTATCTCGACGACTGGAAAACCAAGACGCTGTTTCCTGCCATGGGCATGATCCCGATCGACCGGCGTGGCGGCGAGCACGCTCAGGCCGCACTCGACGCCGCCGCCGACGTTCTACGGCGGGGCGAGCTGTTTGGCATCTACCCGGAGGGCACCCGCAGCCGGTCCGGCGACCTCCACAAGGGCCACACCGGCATGGCGCGCCTGGCGATGGAGACCAACTCGCCGATCGTGCCGGTGGGGCTGCTCGGCACCTTGGCGGTGCAGCCACCCGATGCCAAGTTCCCCAGGCCGTTCCGCGATGTGCTCATCCGCTTCGGTGAGCCGATCTCACCTGATCGCTACAGCGATCGGCTGGGTGACCGTTTGGCGCTGCGCCAACTGACCGACGAGGTCATGTGGGAGATCCGTCGGCTGACAGGCCAGAGCTACGACGACACCTACGCCACGAAGGCCGCCAAGCCGGAGGCCTCTCGAGAGCCGGCCGCTGCGGCCGCCTCCTCGGCCACCGTGCTGCCTGGTGTCGGTGGCGAGGTCAGGGGTGGGCGCCACCTGCGTCCCGCCGCCACCTCGTCCAACTCGACCGCCTCATCGGTGGCCACCCGGCCGTCCTCCAGTTCGGTCCTGGCAGCCCGCCCGCTGACGCCCGGCATCGGGGTCGGCGCAGCTTCGTCGGTCACCACCAACCGCGCGGTCGACGATTCGGCCGCCGAGCCGTTGCCTTCGGACGAGGTAGCCGATGCCACGACCAACTCGGGCGGGTTGTTGGAACGAGCGTCCTCCTCCACGGTGCTCAAGCCCCGCCCACTGGTCACCGCCTAGCCCCAACGGCAGGGTCACCCCCCACCGAGGTGGGGAGCCCGACGGTGCGCCCCGGCGTGCTTCGGGCTCCCCGCTTCGGCTGTTCCGGCCGGGTCAGCCCAGGGGAGTAACCTGCGTCGCCTATGTCAGCGATCCTGGTCACGCTTCCCGACGGTTCACAACGAGAACTGGACGAGGGGGCCACTGGGGCCGACCTGGCCGCCGACATCGGGCCCGGCCTGGCCAAGGCGGTGCTGATCGCCGAGGTGAACGGCGAGCCCAAAGACCTTGGCGCACCGTTGCCCGACGGAGCGCAGGTGAGGTTCCTCACCAAACGCGACCCCGAGGTGCTCGAGCACCTGCGCCACTCCACCGCTCACGTGTTGGCACAGGCGGTGCTCGACCTCTGGCCCGGCGCCACGTTCGCCGGTGGTCCGCCCATCGAGGACGGCTTCTACTACGACTTCGAGCTGCCCGGGGGCGGCACCTTCTCCGAGGACGACCTCGTCCGCATCGAAAAGCGGATGAATCAGATCATCAAGTCCAATCAGCGATTCGAACGGTACGAGTTGCCGTTGGACGATGCCATGGCCGAGATGGCCGATCACCCGTACAAGCAGGCCTTCATGTCGGCCGCCTCAGCGGGCGACGACTCCGATGGTGATGCGGCGGCAGGCGAGGCGATCAGCTTTTACCGCAACGGTGACGGGTTCATCGACATGTGTCGCGGCCCCCACGTGCCCTCCACCGGCAAGCTCGGCTGGTTCAAGCTGATGCGGGTGGCGGGCGCCTACTTCCGCGGCTCTGAGGCCAACCCGATGCTGCAGCGCATCTATGGCACCGCGTGGACCTCCAAGGACGACCTCGGCGCCCACCTCGAACGCCTCGAGCAGGCGGCCGCCCGCGACCACCGCCGACTGGGCGCGGAGCTCGACCTGTTCAGCTTTCCCGACGAGATCGGCTCGGGTCTGGCGGTGTTCCATCCCAAGGGTGGCATCGTGCGCATGCTGATGGAGGACTACTCCCGCAAGCGCCACGCCGAGGCGGGCTACGAGTTCGTCAACTCGCCCCACATCACCAAAGAGAACCTGTTCCAAACCTCGGGCCACCTCGACTGGTTCGCCGACGGCATGTTCCCGCCGATGCAGTTGGACCTGGACGGCGACGGCAACGCCACCAACTACTACCTGAAGCCGATGAACTGCCCGTTCCACATCCTGATCTTTCGCTCACGGATGCGCAGCTACCGGGAGCTGCCGTTGCGCATGTTCGAGTTCGGCACGGTGTACCGCTACGAGAAGTCGGGCGTGCTGCACGGGCTCACCCGGGTGCGCGGCCTCACCATGGACGACGCCCACATCTTCACCACCAAGGAGAACATGGCCGCCGAGTTGGCGTCACTGCTCGACTTCGTGCTGTCGCTGCTGCGTGACTACGGCCTGGACGACTTCTACCTGGAGCTGTCGACCCGACCGGAGGAGAAGGCGGTGGGCACCGACGAGGAGTGGGACGAGGCCACCGAGGCGCTCCGTGAGGTGGCGGAGGGACAGGGCCTCGACCTGGTGATGGATCCCGGCGGCGGCGCCTTCTACGGCCCCAAGATCTCCGTACAGGCCCGGGATGCCATCGGGCGAACCTGGCAGATGTCCACCATCCAGGTGGACTTCCAACTTCCGCAGCGCTTCGAGTTGGAGTACGTGGGTTCCGATGGCGAACGCCACCGGCCCATCATGATCCACCGGGCCCTGTTCGGGTCGGTGGAGCGCTTCTTCGGTGTGCTGGTGGAGCACTACGCCGGGGCGTTCCCCACCTGGTTGGCGCCGGTACAGGTGGCGATCCTGCCAGTGGCCGACTCCCACGACGACTATGCCCACGCCCTGGCCGCACGGCTGAAGGCCGCCGGGTATCGATCCGAGGTCGTCGAGGCCAACGACACCCTTGGCAAGCGCATCCGCAACGCCAAGGGCCAGAAGCTGCCCTACGTGCTCGTCGTCGGCGACGACGACATCGCCCACGACACCGTGGGCGTCAACCCTCGCGGCGGTTCGGTGGAGCGCGACGTCGGCGTCGCCGAGTTCATTGGTCGCCTGAGCGCAGAGGTGGAATCCAAGGGTGTCCCCGAAGCCCCGGGTGTGGCCCACCAGGTGATCGACGACGCGTCCAGCACGGCCGCGTCACCACCGGACCCGTTGTGACGCTCGAGCACCTGTGGAGCACGTGGCGATCCGACTACGTGGGCACACTCGGCGACGCGGCCCCGACGCACGACCTCACGTTGTTCGAGCGGATCCTGGCCGCCCCCGGAACCGATCGCGACAAGTTTGTGGTGGCACGCGGCGGCCACTGCTTCGTCCTGCTCAACCTGTTCCCCTACACCGCCGGCCACGCCATGGTGCTGCCCAACCGCGGTGTCCCGGGCCTGAGCGACCTGAACGACGATGAGTTTGCCGAGTTGTGGTCGCTCGTTCGTGACCTCACGGCGGCCTGCACCGACGGTCTGGGCTGCGACGCCGTCAACGTGGGTGTCAACCTGGGCGAGGCGGCCGGGGGTTCCCAGAGTGATCACCTGCACGTGCATGTGGTTCCCCGTTGGGCCGGAGACGCCAACTTCATGACCGCAACCGCCGACACCCGCACCTTGCCGGTGGCGCTGCCCGAGGCCTGGGACCGGCTGCGCGCCGGCTGGCCAGGCGGCGCCCCCGCCGCATGGATGGAAGGATGACCCTGTGAGTGACGACTCAACCAGCGAGGACCACACCGAGGAGGGCACCGTCGACGAGCACGTCGACGAGTTACCCGAGGATCTCGACTTCACCGCCGCCGGCCCCATCACCTTCCCCAACAACAACCGTCGCCGCATTCCTGCGCTGATCTACCTGGTGCTGGGTGCCGGAGCGATCGCGGTGTCGATTGCGTTCGAGGGCGACGCCACCGTCAATACCGGCCTGGCGGTCGCCGGCGCGCTGCTGGCGGTGTTCGGCATCTACGGACTGTTCGCCGGGCGCACGCTGAACGTCGACGATCAGGAGGCCTTCGCCACTGCGGGCGCCATCGTGGGCTTCCCGGTGGGTCACTCGTCGGCGCAGCAGGTGTGGCGGGGCTGGCTGTCCACCCCGACGTGGCGCATTCTCATCTACTCCGCCGAGAACCCCCCGAAAAACCGCGGCATCGTGCTGGTGGACGGCATCAGCGGCGACATCGTCGAGTGGTTCGCCGAGGAAAACCCGGACCAGTGGGACTCCGATCAGGCGTAAACCTTCACATGACACGACGGCGGTCGCTATGCTTGCAAAAGTAAGCACCCCGAGGGGAGAAACCCATGTTCGACGGAAACTTCCGTCCCCAGGTCGAGGCCAAGCTCAAGCCTGTTGGCCATCAGATCAAGCGCACCGGCATCACCGCCGACCACCTGACCATCGCCGGCCTGGTCATGGCGGTCGCTGCGGCGGTCGTCATCAGCCTCGGCTGGTGGCATTTGGGGCTTCTGCTCGTCGTCCTCACCGGGGTGCCGGACCTGCTCGACGGCGCCGTCGCCAAAGCCTCGGGCACCGCCGGCCCCAGAGGTGCCTTCTTCGATTCGGTGGTCGACCGTGTCACCGACGCGCTGCTCTTTGGCGCCGTCGCAGTGAACTTCAGCCAGACCCGACCCAACTGGGTGTGGCTGCCGGTGGCGGTGCTGGCCAGCGCCTCCTGGGTGAGCTACATACGCGCCAAAGCCGAGTCGCTTGGCTTCGACGCCCGCGGCGGGCTGGTGGAGCGGGCCGAGCGCTTCGTGATCTTCCTGGTGGCGCTGCTGTTCCCCGTGCTGATGATCCCCGCGCTGCTCCTGATGGTGGTCCTCAACGTGGGTACCGCCGTTCAGCGCTTCGTCAAAGTATGGAAGCAGGCCTCCGCCGAGCGCCCCCCCACCTCCCGTCAGCGTCGCCGCCCCCGGCGCAGCGAGGCCACCATGGCCGAGCGTTGGCAGATCCGTCGGGACGCACGCGACCGCCGTCTGGCATCGCGCCGCTGATCCAGAGCCACTTCGGTAGCCACATCAACGTGACGGTGCGCTGAATGGTGCTGGGCATCTCCGTCCTCGACCTGTTCAAGGTGGGCACCCGCGCCGCCGGCCTCCTGCCCCGGCCGGGGGCCAACCTCATCTCCCAGGGTCTCGGCACCGCGGTGGCCCCGATTTTGGCCGAGCGTCGCCTGCTGATTCAGCGCAACCTCGACCGGGCCACAGGCCACACCCTCACGCCGTTGCGACGCCAGGCCCTCACCACTGCGGCGTTCCGGTCGTACGGACGCTATTGGGAGGACCTGCTCCGACTGCCCAACATGTCGATCGACGAGTTGGCGGCCAATTTCGACAGTCGGGGACTGCATCATGTCGACGAGGCGCTCGCCACGGGCACCGGACCGATCCTGGCGCTGCCCCACGTTGGCAGGTGGGAGTGGGCGGCGGCGTGGCTCACCCGGGTGCACGGCGTGGAGGTGACCGCCGTGGTTGAAACGATCGAGCCGCCAGAGCTGTTCAGTTGGTTCCATGCCAAACGCCAGGCGCTGGGCATCAACGTGGTGCCGCTGGGGCCCGCTGCGGTGGGTGCCATCAGCCGTGCGGTGAAGCAGGGCCACGTCGTCTGTCTGCTGTCGGACCGCGACATCGGTGGCGGCGGCCCAGAGGTGGAGTTCTTCGGTGAGCGCACGCGCCTGCCCGCCGGCCCGGTCACCATGGCGCTGCGCACCGGCGCAGCACTGCTGCCCGCCGCCGTCTATGAGACCGCCGGCAACCGTGTGCTTGGCGTGGTGCGGCCACCGATGGATCTCACCCGCGAGGGTCGATTGCGTTCCGACATTGCGCGTCTCACCCAGCACCTGGCCTACGAACTGGAGGAGCTCATTTCGGCTCACCCCGAGCAGTGGCACCTTCAGTCCGCCAACTGGCCGAGCGACATCGTGGCACTCCGCGCCGCCGGGTACTCGCCCGACCCGCTGCCCGGATCCAAGCCGATAGGGCCGGACAACTAGCCTCTCGCCGATGCGCATCGGTCTCGTCTGCCCCTACAGCCTGAGCGTGCCCGGTGGCGTGCAGGGCCAGGTGCTGGGCCTGGCCAGGGCGCTGCGACGACGGGGCCACGAGGTACGCGTGTTGGCGCCGTGCGATGGGCCGCCGCCCGAGCCGGGCGTGACCCCGTTGGGTGCGTCCATTCCGTTCGCCACCAACGGTTCGGTGGCGCCGCTGGCCCCGGACCTGTCGGCACAGCTGCGCGTGATGCGCGCCGTGTGGGACGAGGACTTCGATGTGTTGCACCTGCACGAACCGTTGGTGCCCGGCATCACCAACACGGCACTGGTGGTGAAACCCTGCCCGATGGTCGGCACGTTCCACGCCTCGGGCGACTTCTCGGCCTACTCATCGTGGCTGCGGCCGCTGGGTTCCTGGGCCGTCCGGCGCCTGGACGTGCGCGTGGCCGTGTCGGACGACGCCCGCTCCACCGCAGGGGTGTGGTTCGACGACGACGACATGCTGGTGCTGTTCAACGCCGTGGACACCGAGGCGTTCGCCCGAGTCACCCCCCACGAGGCCGAGGGTCCCTCCATCTTCTTCGTGGGGCGTCATGAGACACGCAAGGGCCTTGCCGTCCTGCTGGAGGCCATGAAGCAGCTTCCCCAGGACGTCAGCCTGTGGGTGGCCGGCACCGGTCCGTTGACCGACGAGCTTCAGGCGTCCACGGTGGGCGACGATCGCATCGAGTGGCTTGGCCGCCTCAGCGACGCCGAGCGGGATGCGCGCATGGCCGGGGCCACCGTGTTCTGCGCACCTGCGATCGGTGGCGAGAGCTTCGGGGTCGTCCTGCTGGAGGCGATGGCGGCCGGTACGCCGGTGGTCGCCTCAAACATCCCCGGTTACACCAACGTGGGCACCCACGACCGCAACGCGCTCCTCGCCGAACCCGACGACCCCACCGCGCTGGCAAAGGCGCTCAACGCCGTGCTGGGCGACCAGGCGCTGGCGAAACGCCTGGTCGTGGCCGGCCATCGACGGGCCAACGCCTATTCCATGGAGCGCCTGGCCGCCTCCTACGAGCAGTTGTATCGGGACGCCATGGCTCGCACACCGGCCGCCGGTTAGGGAACACGCTTCGGGTGCAACGACAGCCCGGCGTAGGGTGACGCCCGACTTCGAGCGTTCCAGGAGCACGGGTGACCACTACAACTCACATGGGCGATCCGGGTTCCACCGGTCGCTTTGGGGAATTTGGCGGCAGATATGTGCCCGAGACGCTGGTGCCGGCCTGCCAGCAGCTGGAGGCGGCGTTCCGTGACGCCTGGGCCGACGAGGCGTTCCGGTCCGAGCTCAACGGCCTCCTCACCGACTACGCCGGTCGCCCCAGCCCGCTCACCGAGGCCCACCGCCTGTCCGAGGAGCTGGGTTGCCGGGTGTTACTCAAGCGGGAGGACCTCAACCACACCGGCTCGCACAAGATCAACAACGTGCTGGGCCAGGCGCTGCTGGCACGGCGTATGGGCAAGTCCAAGCTGGTGGCCGAGACCGGTGCCGGTCAGCACGGCGTCGCCACCGCCACGGCAGCGGCGCTCATGGGCATGGAGTGTGTGGTCTACATGGGGGAGGTGGACATGGCTCGCCAGGAGCTCAACGTGTTTCGCATGCGCCTGCTGGGCACGGAGGTGCGTCCCGCCCGCAGCGGCAGCCGCACCCTGAAGGACGCGGTCAACGAGGCGATGCGTTCGTGGGTGGCCACCGTCGAGTCCACCCACTACTGCCTGGGTTCGGTGATGGGCCCTCACCCGTATCCCTGGATGGTGCGTGAGTTTCACCGGGTGATCGGCGAGGAGGCGTATGCGCAGGTGCGAAAGCTCACCGGCGCCGACCCCGACGTGGTAACGGCCTGCGTCGGCGGCGGTTCAAACGCCGCCGGCATCTTCTCCGGGTTCGTCGACACCGATGCCGAGCTGGTTGGTGTGGAGCCCGCTGGTGGCGCCGCCATCGGCGGAGGGGCCGTCGGCGTGGTGCACGGCATGGCCTCGTATCTGAAGCAGGACGACGTCGGCCAGGTGGTCGAGGCCCAATCGATCTCGGCAGGTTTGGATTACCCGGGTGTCGGCCCCGAGCACAGCCATCTGGCCGCAGAGGGCCGGGCCCGTTACGTGCCGGTGACCGATGCGGAGGTCATCGAGGCGTTCCAGTTGCTCAGCCGCACCGAGGGGATCATCCCGGCGCTGGAGTCGGCCCATGCCCTCGCCTGGGTGTCCAAGGCCAGGTCCGAGCTGGCAGGCAAGACCGTGCTGGTCAATTTGTCGGGTAGGGGCGACAAGGACGTGGGCCAGATGATGGAGGTGCTCGGATGAACGCCCCGGACGCTTCAGCCCCAGAGCACCAGCACACGCCCGGACGGCTGGAGGCGGCGCTGCGGCGCCGCAGGGCCAACGGTGGCAAGGCACTCGTGCCGTACCTCACCGGCGGGCTGGGGGAGTGGGTGCCCACCGTCGAGGCCGTCGCCCAGGCCGGCGCCGATGCCATCGAGATCGGCGTGCCCTTCTCCGACCCGGTGATGGATGGCCCCACCATTCAGGCCGCCTCCGACCAGGCGCTCAGGGAAGGCGCGCTGCCCTACGAGGTGATCGAGGCCGCGGGCGCCGCCGACGTGGGCATTCCGCTCGCTGTCATGACCTATTACAACCTGGTGTTCCGCCCTGGTGTCACGAGGTTTGCGGGCGAGTTGGCCCGCGCCGGCATTGCCGGGGCCATCCTGCCCGACCTTCCCCTGGACGAGGCCGGCCCGTGGATTGCGGCCGCCGACGGGGCGGGTGTCGAGACTGTGCTGCTGGCTGCACCCACCACCCCCGATGAGCGTCTCCAGCGCATCGCCGACCGGTCCAGAGGCTTTCTCTACGCAGTCGGGCTGCTCGGAGTCACCGGGGAGCGGGCCAGCCTGGCCGACTCCGCCAAGGAGATCGCCCGGAGGGCCAAGGCCATCACCGACCTGCCTGTGCTGGTGGGCGTTGGGGTGTCCACACCACAGCAGGCGGTGGAGGTGTGCGAGGTGGCCGACGGTGTCGTGGTTGGTTCGGCCTTCGTTCGCACGGTGTTGGAGGGTGGATCGCCCGACCAGGTGGCCGAACAGGTCGCCACATTCCGCGATGCACTCGATCGAGGCGCCTGATGGCGACCGCTGGTCTCCGCATGTTTCAGCGGTCCCTTCCCTGCCCGCTGACGGCCTGATGCCCCGGATTCCTTGTGCCCGTAGGGCTCTCGCAACCCGGTGGGTTCCAGAACCCGCCCGAAACTGTTAGAGTTACACCGTTGTCATTCACCTTCGCGATTCAGTGGATTCCGGGCGGTTGCCCAGGTCCCGGGTTGCGAAACGTGGCGGGCGGCGCAATAGGGTCACATTGACCCCGAACCAAGTCGGTTCGTACACGATTCAAGCGGACGAACCGCTGAGGAGGCACCCATGAACAAGAGTGAACTGGTCTCGACCATCGCCCGTCGCACCGAGTTGTCCGAGAAGGACGTCAACGCAGTGCTCGGCGAGTTCATCACCGTCGTCGGCGAGGTGGTTGCGAAGGGCACCGACAAGCTGACCATCCCCGGCTTCATCTCCTTCGAGCAGACCGAGCGCAAGGCTCGCATGGGCCGCAACCCGCAGACCGGCGAGCAGATCCAGGTCCCGGCCACCAAGGCCGTGAAGATCTCAGCTGGTTCCAAGCTGAAGAAGGTTGCCAAGGGCGAGGTTCAGCCCTGATCGCCCGGGGCCGTTCAGGCCTCGAATGCGAGTGATTCAACCCGATGGGAGCGCTTCGGCGCTCCCATCGGCGCGTCCAAGGAGGTGTGGGTCAGTCGCCGAAGGGTGCGGTGTCCGGGTTGAAGTCGGCCAGGTTGCGCCGAAACATGATCTCTCTGGCCACAAATATGGTCAGCAGGGCCAACAACAACACCTTCAGTCCACGGCTCACGGGCCAGATGGTAGTCAATGGATGTGGCCATGCCGACGACCGTGGGTCGATGGTGCACGGCACAGCGGTTCTCGGTGGTGGCCGAGCGCTCCGTCGGGCTACCATCGGCGCTCCACCCAAGCCCGGGTGGCGGAATGGCAGACGCGGGGGATTCAAAATCCCTTGTCCGAAAGGGCGTGTGGGTTCAAGTCCCACCCCGGGCACTCAAGCAACGATCGGCTTGCCTGACGGCAGCCCGCCAGCCTACTCGAGTTGGCTGCCGTCGGGGCGGGTGGTGTGCCATTTGCCGTCCGGGGTTCGTTGGATCCGGAAGCCCTTTTGCTTCCAGCGGTTGTGTTTGCCACATTATGCCGAATCCGTGATTATGCCGAACAGTGGTGCGGATGTGTTGGTGAGCGCGGAGTTTGGGTTGTCGTGTTCGGCATAATCCTGGGGTTCTGATCGAGGCTTCCTGTCCGCTATTGGACAGGAGAGTGACGATGAGTGGTCCGTTGGATGTTCGGGTGTGTGGCCCGTTGGTCCCGTTTCGGGATGGTTTCGTTGAGGAGCTGGGCCGGAGTGGCTATACGCCGTTGTCGGCTGCGAATCAGGTGCGTTTGTTCGCGCATGTGAGCCGGTGGATGGCCTCTGGTGGTCTCGATGTTGAGGCGCTTTGCGAAGCTGAGGCTGAGTTGTTCCTGGCTGATCGGCGTGCTGAGGGCTACACGTCGTTTCATTCGTTGAGGGCGTTGGAGCCGCTGTTGGGGTTTCTGCGGTCGGTTGGTGCGATACCGGAGCGGGTTGTGGTTGGCCCGGTCGGCCCGGTTGAGGAACTGGTTGACGGATACCGGTGTTGGTTGGTTGAGGAACGGGCGCTGACGGTCAGCACGGTCGAACGGCGTGTGCGAACAGCTTGGTTGTTCCTGGGGTCGACCGGTGTCGACGTCGACGTTTTGGAAGCGGGTGATGTTCACCGGTTTGTGGGCCGTGAGTGTCCTGAGCGGAGTGTTGGCACAGCAAAGCTGTTGGTGTCCGATACCCGTTCGTTTCTGCGGTTTTTGTTCGCAGCTGGTTGGACGTCGGTTGATTTGTCGACGGCGGTTCCGGGGGTTGCGGGCTGGCGGGGCGCGGCGTTGCCCAAGGCGGTGGCATCCGAGATGGTTGCGGCGTTGTTGGCGGGGTGTGACCGGACCACTGTCGCCGGACGGCGTGACTACGCGGTTTTGGTGTTGTTGTCACGGCTGGGGTTGCGGGCTGGTGAGGTGGCCGGGTTGTGTTTGGAGGACATCGATTGGGACGCCGGGGAGATCACGGTGACCGGCAAAGGGGTCCGGGTTGAACGGCTCCCGCTCCCAGCAGATGTGGGGGAGGCCATTGTCGGCTATCTGGCTCACGGTCGACGCCCGACAACGGACCGGAACGTGTTTCTGAGGCTGCTGGCACCTCACGGACCAATGACAAGAGGTGCTGTGCAAGGGGTTGTGGGGCAAGCGTGTGAGCGGGCCGGGATCGAACGATTCGGCCCTCACCGGCTGCGACATAGTGCTGCGACCGACATGTTGGGGGCCGGTGCCGCACTCGCCGAGGTCGGCCAGGTTCTCCGTCACCGAAGCATGTCGACCACCGCGATCTACGCCAAATGCGACCTCGAGGCGTTGCGTTCGTTGGCGATGGTCTGGCCCGGAGGTGCCCGATGAGTGACCTCCATGGTGCTGTCGATGACTACCTCACGCTCCGACGTTCGTTGGGCCACAAACTCGAACGACATAACCGTCTTCTCCACGACTTCGTCGAGTTTCTCCACGGCCGCGAGACCACCACGATCACAACCACCCTGGCCGTCGAGTGGGCAACCATGCCCGCCGAAGCGCAGCCCGACTGGTGGGCGACCCGGCTCGGGGTGGTCCGCGTGTTCGCGAAACATCATCAGGCGACCGACCCGGCCACCGAGGTTCCTCCCGCCGATGTGTTCCCGGCGCACTCCCGGCGGGCCGAGCCGTTCATCTACACCGACACCCAGATCCGTGCGCTGCTCGCCGCGGCC encodes:
- the npdG gene encoding NADPH-dependent F420 reductase yields the protein MKIGVLGATGPAGSGLAARLSSVGYEVWIGSRSKYRAMEVVDGIKDRWPDKVLNLHAGDNEDAARADVVVVATPWDAAAATVMPLADLLAGKVVISMANALAKVAHEFQPLVPPRGSVAASIQAAIPKSLVSAAMHHVPAKELGDLANPVESDVLVCSDHDGATNTTLDIVNAIPDLRGLDAGELSNAAPIEAFAAVLLQLNVKYRTRAAVRFTGINPEDRRTKASPGAKAKAPAKTAAKTAKG
- the cysS gene encoding cysteine--tRNA ligase — encoded protein: MRLFDTKRREIVPFEPGPVVTMYTCGITPYDSTHLGHAATYLTYDVLQRRLRDLGHETRCVRNITDVDDSILPKARELGVHYLDLAAAEMARFDADMEALGMLPAYSEPRATSAIPDIRGFIGMVIDSGHAYESGGSVYFEVATLRSFGSLSGLSREDMLALAAERGGNPDDPNKRDPLDFVLWQPSADDEPSWESMWGPGRPGWHIECSTLCLRELGTTIDLHGGGSDLIFPHHECEAAQSEAATGQPLVRHWMHQAMVHMDGEKMSKSLGNLAFVSELSQQFHPMAIRLGVLGNHYRTEWEFGDDLMPDAQQRWLRWQQAGDGDGGLNEVRVALDDDLDTPSAIAAIDAAVARGEGVSEAALLLGVDLQR
- a CDS encoding lysophospholipid acyltransferase family protein produces the protein MPFGMGPLEIGQLQRPIKAVLRPAFNFAWRVTIEGAENVPLSGGAIIAPNHLSVLDSFFVPCSLPRRITYVGKAEYLDDWKTKTLFPAMGMIPIDRRGGEHAQAALDAAADVLRRGELFGIYPEGTRSRSGDLHKGHTGMARLAMETNSPIVPVGLLGTLAVQPPDAKFPRPFRDVLIRFGEPISPDRYSDRLGDRLALRQLTDEVMWEIRRLTGQSYDDTYATKAAKPEASREPAAAAASSATVLPGVGGEVRGGRHLRPAATSSNSTASSVATRPSSSSVLAARPLTPGIGVGAASSVTTNRAVDDSAAEPLPSDEVADATTNSGGLLERASSSTVLKPRPLVTA
- the thrS gene encoding threonine--tRNA ligase, producing MSAILVTLPDGSQRELDEGATGADLAADIGPGLAKAVLIAEVNGEPKDLGAPLPDGAQVRFLTKRDPEVLEHLRHSTAHVLAQAVLDLWPGATFAGGPPIEDGFYYDFELPGGGTFSEDDLVRIEKRMNQIIKSNQRFERYELPLDDAMAEMADHPYKQAFMSAASAGDDSDGDAAAGEAISFYRNGDGFIDMCRGPHVPSTGKLGWFKLMRVAGAYFRGSEANPMLQRIYGTAWTSKDDLGAHLERLEQAAARDHRRLGAELDLFSFPDEIGSGLAVFHPKGGIVRMLMEDYSRKRHAEAGYEFVNSPHITKENLFQTSGHLDWFADGMFPPMQLDLDGDGNATNYYLKPMNCPFHILIFRSRMRSYRELPLRMFEFGTVYRYEKSGVLHGLTRVRGLTMDDAHIFTTKENMAAELASLLDFVLSLLRDYGLDDFYLELSTRPEEKAVGTDEEWDEATEALREVAEGQGLDLVMDPGGGAFYGPKISVQARDAIGRTWQMSTIQVDFQLPQRFELEYVGSDGERHRPIMIHRALFGSVERFFGVLVEHYAGAFPTWLAPVQVAILPVADSHDDYAHALAARLKAAGYRSEVVEANDTLGKRIRNAKGQKLPYVLVVGDDDIAHDTVGVNPRGGSVERDVGVAEFIGRLSAEVESKGVPEAPGVAHQVIDDASSTAASPPDPL
- a CDS encoding HIT family protein — encoded protein: MTLEHLWSTWRSDYVGTLGDAAPTHDLTLFERILAAPGTDRDKFVVARGGHCFVLLNLFPYTAGHAMVLPNRGVPGLSDLNDDEFAELWSLVRDLTAACTDGLGCDAVNVGVNLGEAAGGSQSDHLHVHVVPRWAGDANFMTATADTRTLPVALPEAWDRLRAGWPGGAPAAWMEG